GAGTCTCTCCACCTGGTCCGGCGATACCGGTAACAGAAACCGCGATATCCCCCCGGCTATTCACAAGCGCACCCCTCGCCATCGCCTCGGCGCATTCAGCGCTCACAGCCCCCTGGGTCTCCAGTATCGTAAGCGGCACGTTCAGCAAGGTTTGCTTCGCGGCGTTGGAGTAAGTTACAAATCCGCGCTCGAAAATCTTTGATGATCCAGCGCGTTCTGTCATCAGCGCGGCGATCAGGCCACCTGTGCAGGATTCCGCCGTAACCAGCTTTTTTCTCTGTGCCAGAAGCAACTCGGAAAGTTCAGCGACTTGCTGCAATAAAAACGGATCAGAAAACATAGCGCACCAGAATAATGCAAACTGCAGCGATAAGTCCCGCAACAAGATCGTCACCCATTACCCCTGCGGCTCCCGGCACATTTTTTTCAAAATGCGAAACCGGCCAGGGCTTAAGGATGTCGAACACTCTAAAAAGCACAAACGAAAGAAGGAGGAGGGGCAGGCTACCCAGTGCCGGAATCATCGCAATCCACTGCCCCACGACCTCGTCCACAACGATCATTTTTGAATCGTGTGTCTCCATCGCATGGTCGAACTTCTCCGCCGCCTGAAAACCAAGTGCGCCGACGATAAAAACAGCGAGCAATAAACCCAGACCGCTGAACAGGGCGGCAATAATCATTCCGGTCAAA
The sequence above is drawn from the Alphaproteobacteria bacterium genome and encodes:
- a CDS encoding CinA family protein; amino-acid sequence: MFSDPFLLQQVAELSELLLAQRKKLVTAESCTGGLIAALMTERAGSSKIFERGFVTYSNAAKQTLLNVPLTILETQGAVSAECAEAMARGALVNSRGDIAVSVTGIAGPGGETPLKPIGLVYIGLATDTQSKAYEFRFSGSRSDIRSASCHEAFRLLIEALSPVQLA
- a CDS encoding phosphatidylglycerophosphatase A, whose product is MNVRYQVPENLDRKASYVWLSSWGGCGFLSPAPGTWGSLGGLLTGMIIAALFSGLGLLLAVFIVGALGFQAAEKFDHAMETHDSKMIVVDEVVGQWIAMIPALGSLPLLLLSFVLFRVFDILKPWPVSHFEKNVPGAAGVMGDDLVAGLIAAVCIILVRYVF